Proteins encoded by one window of Clostridium bornimense:
- the rlmH gene encoding 23S rRNA (pseudouridine(1915)-N(3))-methyltransferase RlmH, whose translation MNITVISVGKLKEKYLKSAIDEYAKRLTRYCKLNIVELPDEQTPDNASEKEELIIKDREGDRILNYIKDNMYVITLDLKGKMLSSEELSKFMDQCAVRGDSNLCFVIGGSLGLSDKVLKRGNYSLCFSKMTFPHQLFRVMLLEQIYRGFRISNGEPYHK comes from the coding sequence ATGAACATAACAGTTATTTCCGTAGGAAAATTAAAAGAAAAATATTTAAAATCGGCTATAGATGAGTACGCAAAGAGATTAACAAGGTATTGTAAGCTTAATATAGTGGAATTACCAGATGAGCAAACTCCAGATAACGCATCGGAAAAAGAAGAATTGATTATAAAAGATAGAGAAGGAGATAGAATCCTAAACTATATAAAAGATAATATGTATGTTATTACATTAGACTTAAAAGGCAAAATGTTATCTTCAGAAGAACTATCAAAATTTATGGATCAATGTGCAGTAAGAGGAGATAGTAACCTTTGCTTTGTAATTGGAGGAAGTCTTGGATTAAGTGATAAAGTATTGAAAAGAGGGAATTATAGCCTTTGTTTCAGTAAGATGACATTTCCACATCAGTTATTTAGAGTGATGTTATTGGAGCAAATTTATAGAGGATTTAGAATTAGTAATGGGGAACCATACCATAAATAA
- a CDS encoding 50S ribosomal protein L25, producing the protein MTNVAFNISERNESGKVVRRRGEIPCVLYGEHLEKPISAKITRGEVDKLLTCAKSSILSLNLNGTTENCVVKELQKDNYGKVIHIDFQYVNKDENIKLGIPVIYTGQGLLESKRLFLETFLSEVELYGEADKFPENIEFDVSTFNYGDTVLAGDLKLEEGMKLVTNSDVVLAKVDGNNAVEEDTEE; encoded by the coding sequence ATGACAAATGTAGCATTCAATATTAGTGAAAGAAATGAAAGTGGTAAAGTAGTAAGAAGAAGAGGAGAGATTCCTTGTGTTCTTTATGGAGAACATCTTGAAAAACCTATTTCTGCAAAAATAACTAGAGGAGAAGTAGACAAGCTCTTAACTTGTGCTAAAAGTTCTATATTGTCTTTAAATTTAAATGGAACCACAGAAAATTGTGTAGTAAAAGAATTGCAAAAGGATAATTATGGTAAAGTAATACATATTGATTTTCAATATGTAAATAAAGATGAAAATATAAAATTAGGAATTCCAGTAATTTATACAGGACAGGGTCTATTGGAATCTAAGAGATTATTTTTAGAAACATTTTTATCAGAAGTAGAATTATATGGAGAAGCAGATAAGTTCCCAGAAAATATAGAATTTGACGTGTCAACTTTTAATTATGGAGATACTGTATTAGCTGGAGATTTAAAGCTTGAGGAAGGTATGAAATTAGTAACTAATAGTGATGTTGTATTAGCTAAAGTAGATGGAAATAATGCTGTTGAAGAAGATACAGAAGAGTAA
- a CDS encoding AraC family transcriptional regulator codes for MEWIESIRKAICYIEENITEDLSIEEIADRVNISPFYFQKGFGMLCGYSLSEYIKNRRLALAGSDVLSTDEKIIDIAIKYGYDSPDSFTKAFTRFHGVTPSAVRKKGAMVKSFVALRIKFSLEGGYIMDYKIVEKDEFKVIGVSKKFKYDSAFMEVPSFWNDHISQGNLKDICGMYGINIDEEMGGNEFEYIIAEDYSKEKEGMEGYIVKTIPKFTWAIFPCYGPSPTSIQEINKKIFSEWLPNEKEYSIAAGYNIEMYTDPSQYKKGTLDENYYSEVWIPVKKN; via the coding sequence GTGGAGTGGATTGAAAGTATTAGAAAAGCTATTTGTTATATCGAAGAGAATATTACCGAGGATTTATCTATTGAAGAAATTGCAGATAGAGTAAATATTTCTCCTTTTTATTTTCAAAAAGGTTTTGGAATGTTATGTGGCTACTCATTAAGTGAATATATTAAGAATCGAAGACTTGCACTTGCCGGCAGTGATGTCTTATCTACTGATGAAAAAATAATAGATATTGCAATAAAGTACGGGTATGATTCTCCAGATAGCTTTACTAAAGCTTTTACAAGATTTCATGGGGTTACACCATCTGCTGTTCGTAAAAAGGGTGCAATGGTAAAGTCATTTGTCGCTCTTAGAATAAAATTTTCATTGGAAGGTGGATATATTATGGACTATAAAATTGTTGAGAAGGATGAATTTAAGGTTATAGGTGTGTCTAAGAAATTTAAGTATGATTCTGCATTTATGGAGGTACCGTCATTTTGGAATGACCATATTTCACAAGGAAATTTAAAAGATATATGCGGAATGTATGGCATTAATATTGATGAGGAAATGGGTGGAAATGAATTTGAGTATATTATTGCAGAGGATTATTCCAAAGAGAAAGAAGGAATGGAAGGATATATAGTTAAAACAATTCCTAAGTTTACATGGGCTATTTTCCCTTGTTATGGACCAAGTCCAACATCTATTCAAGAGATTAATAAGAAGATATTTTCAGAATGGTTACCAAATGAAAAAGAATATAGCATTGCAGCAGGTTATAATATAGAAATGTATACGGATCCAAGTCAATATAAAAAAGGAACTTTAGATGAAAATTACTATAGCGAAGTTTGGATTCCAGTAAAGAAAAATTAG
- a CDS encoding DUF1540 domain-containing protein produces MPSLICGVKNCNYNNENCCCISSIDVSGERATESESTCCSSFCEKDGSFTNAAVVPNYEVDIKCKAENCVYNEECSCHASGVEISGNRAECREETACSTFYCEDRI; encoded by the coding sequence ATGCCAAGTTTAATATGCGGTGTTAAAAATTGCAATTATAATAATGAAAATTGTTGTTGTATAAGTTCTATAGATGTAAGTGGTGAAAGAGCTACAGAGTCAGAATCAACTTGTTGTAGTAGTTTTTGTGAAAAAGATGGATCATTTACTAATGCTGCTGTTGTACCAAATTATGAAGTAGATATTAAATGTAAGGCAGAAAATTGTGTTTATAATGAAGAATGTAGCTGTCATGCATCAGGAGTAGAAATATCAGGGAATAGGGCAGAATGCCGTGAAGAGACAGCATGTTCTACATTTTATTGTGAAGATAGAATATAA
- a CDS encoding NUDIX hydrolase, producing the protein MKLIEQIKKYEPFNEQEEKDKLFIISCLEQYDNIFLRENIIAHMTASAWVVNKTHDKVLMAYHNIYDSWSWLGGHADGETDLLKVAISEVSEEGGIQNVHPISEDIYSLEVLTVDGHIKNGKYVSSHLHLNVTYLLEADEKESLSIKPDENSDVKWFELDEAIKASSEKWFKDNIYNKLNEKLKCIN; encoded by the coding sequence ATGAAATTAATTGAACAAATAAAAAAATATGAACCTTTTAATGAACAAGAAGAAAAAGATAAGTTATTTATTATTTCTTGTCTTGAACAATATGATAATATTTTTCTAAGAGAAAATATCATTGCCCATATGACAGCATCTGCCTGGGTTGTTAATAAAACTCATGATAAAGTACTGATGGCTTATCATAACATATATGATTCATGGTCATGGCTAGGAGGACATGCAGATGGAGAAACTGATCTTTTAAAGGTAGCTATCTCTGAAGTTTCAGAAGAAGGAGGAATACAAAACGTTCATCCAATTTCAGAAGATATCTATTCATTAGAAGTATTGACTGTAGATGGTCACATTAAGAATGGAAAGTATGTTTCTTCTCATTTACATTTAAATGTTACATATCTTTTAGAAGCAGATGAAAAAGAATCTTTATCTATAAAACCTGATGAAAATAGTGATGTTAAATGGTTTGAATTAGATGAGGCTATTAAAGCTTCCTCAGAAAAATGGTTTAAAGATAATATTTATAATAAATTAAATGAAAAACTTAAATGTATTAATTAG
- a CDS encoding alanyl-tRNA editing protein, with protein sequence MKKLFYTDPYIKEFTAEILEIKEIDSKFHVTLDQTAFFPGGGGQCGDLGFIENHKVVDVYESEDTIYHVVEKKPIKIHKVKCSIDWNRRFDGMQQHLGQHVLSGCFYKLFGANTFAIHLGSEISTVDIEGTLTEEQVREAERYANEVISEGLTVDFLIPTKKELKSLTLRRALPNTKEDISIVKIDDLDINACCGVHPRNTRDLRMIKIKKYEKHKQGTRIEFLSGDRAISDSLKKDNFANMICKYLNCNEEEVINGIKNLNASLKDTLDENKKIKNQLATYEIKELINEAETIGDMKVLKKIYTAETVKYVNTVISKIVENDNMVTLMAVVSEDKVNLIFACSKNLKDVKVNEILKDTITLIDGRGGGSPFLAQGGGKNNGNLENALNYAFNKLKN encoded by the coding sequence ATGAAAAAACTTTTCTATACTGATCCTTACATAAAAGAATTCACTGCTGAGATATTAGAAATAAAAGAAATAGATAGTAAATTTCATGTTACCTTAGATCAAACTGCTTTTTTCCCTGGAGGTGGTGGCCAATGTGGTGATTTAGGTTTTATAGAAAATCATAAGGTTGTAGACGTTTATGAAAGTGAAGATACTATATATCATGTAGTAGAAAAAAAGCCGATAAAAATCCACAAAGTTAAATGCTCTATAGACTGGAATAGACGTTTCGATGGAATGCAACAACATTTAGGTCAGCATGTTCTCTCTGGATGCTTCTATAAACTTTTTGGAGCTAATACCTTTGCAATACACCTTGGTTCTGAAATAAGCACCGTAGATATAGAAGGAACTCTTACAGAAGAACAAGTGAGAGAAGCAGAGAGATATGCAAATGAAGTTATATCTGAAGGTTTAACTGTTGATTTCCTAATTCCAACTAAAAAAGAATTAAAATCATTAACACTAAGAAGAGCATTACCTAATACAAAAGAAGATATTTCTATAGTAAAAATCGATGACTTAGATATTAATGCCTGCTGTGGTGTACATCCACGTAATACTAGAGATCTTAGAATGATAAAAATAAAAAAATATGAAAAACATAAGCAAGGAACTCGTATTGAATTTCTTTCAGGAGATCGTGCTATTTCTGATTCATTAAAAAAAGATAACTTTGCCAATATGATTTGTAAATACTTAAACTGCAATGAAGAGGAAGTTATAAATGGAATAAAAAATCTAAACGCTTCATTAAAAGATACCTTAGATGAAAATAAAAAAATTAAAAATCAATTAGCTACTTATGAAATAAAAGAGCTTATTAATGAAGCTGAAACTATCGGTGATATGAAAGTACTAAAAAAAATCTACACCGCTGAAACTGTTAAATATGTAAATACAGTAATATCTAAAATTGTGGAAAATGATAATATGGTAACACTTATGGCAGTAGTTTCTGAGGATAAAGTAAATCTTATTTTCGCCTGCTCAAAAAACTTAAAAGATGTAAAAGTTAATGAAATTCTTAAAGATACCATTACCTTAATTGATGGCCGTGGCGGCGGAAGTCCATTCCTTGCACAAGGTGGCGGTAAAAACAATGGTAATCTCGAAAATGCTCTAAACTATGCATTTAATAAACTAAAAAACTAA
- a CDS encoding FAD-dependent oxidoreductase, translating into MKKFICTICGYIHEGNTPPEVCPLCGAGPELFKEVKEESNDRFTKNTEEKFVILGNGAAGFYAAKAIRERNKTAEITMVTNEGDLSYYRPALSDLINDEVNEEFYLADYKWYNGKNIKNIVNTNIVKIDEENKTLISDDGENIKYDKLILANGSSNFIPPFKGKDLDGVYTLRNIKDLEKIKKALKEAKKVVVIGGGALGLEAAYEIYLQKKGLTVIEAAPVLLGRQLKPEQSEELLKTIRNTGTEVIVSGAVEEIVGETKVTGVKLQDGTIIEADMVLTSIGVRSNIALCQNTSIDSNRGVLVNEFMETTLENVYACGDVAEFEGLVIGLWPIAVEQGKVAGANAAGEKIEFKYDKYPLILDVFGMKFQ; encoded by the coding sequence ATGAAAAAATTTATATGTACAATTTGTGGTTATATTCATGAGGGTAATACACCTCCAGAAGTATGCCCATTATGTGGAGCTGGACCAGAATTATTTAAAGAAGTAAAAGAAGAAAGTAATGATAGATTTACTAAAAATACAGAAGAAAAGTTTGTTATTTTAGGCAATGGTGCAGCTGGATTTTATGCAGCTAAAGCTATAAGAGAAAGAAATAAAACAGCTGAAATAACTATGGTAACTAATGAAGGTGACTTAAGTTATTATAGACCGGCTTTATCAGATTTAATAAATGATGAAGTTAATGAAGAATTCTATTTAGCTGATTATAAGTGGTATAATGGAAAAAATATAAAGAATATTGTTAATACTAATATTGTAAAAATTGATGAAGAAAATAAAACTTTAATTTCTGATGATGGAGAAAATATTAAATATGATAAATTAATTTTAGCTAATGGTAGCTCAAACTTTATACCACCGTTTAAGGGAAAAGATTTAGATGGTGTATATACATTAAGAAATATTAAAGACTTAGAGAAAATAAAAAAGGCATTGAAAGAAGCTAAGAAGGTAGTTGTTATTGGTGGAGGGGCATTAGGTCTTGAAGCTGCATATGAAATTTATCTTCAAAAGAAAGGATTAACAGTAATTGAAGCAGCTCCTGTATTGCTTGGAAGACAATTAAAACCTGAGCAAAGTGAAGAATTGTTAAAAACAATAAGAAACACAGGAACAGAAGTTATCGTAAGTGGGGCAGTTGAAGAAATTGTTGGTGAAACAAAGGTAACAGGAGTTAAATTACAAGATGGAACTATTATAGAAGCAGATATGGTGTTAACATCTATAGGGGTTAGATCTAATATAGCATTATGTCAAAATACTTCTATTGACTCTAATAGAGGAGTTTTAGTTAATGAATTTATGGAAACTACTTTAGAAAATGTCTATGCTTGTGGTGATGTGGCTGAATTTGAGGGTCTAGTTATAGGATTATGGCCAATAGCTGTTGAACAAGGTAAAGTTGCGGGAGCAAATGCAGCAGGAGAAAAGATAGAGTTTAAGTATGATAAATATCCATTAATATTAGATGTATTTGGTATGAAATTTCAATAA
- the truA gene encoding tRNA pseudouridine(38-40) synthase TruA yields MRNLKMTIQYDGGRYKGWQKQKEGESTIQWKIENVLKRMTGEEIQVIGCGRTDAGVHAENYIANFHTNSELSVETMMDYLYEFLPEDIVVKSIKDTTERFHARYNAKGKTYVYRINNGEVRNVFNRKYTYHTSVKLNLDAMREGAKYLVGTHDFQSFTSQKPKTKSTERHIKYININKTGDMIEIEVDGNGFLWNMVRIIVGTLLEVGMGHMKPSDVGRILEEKKRSESGPIAQAKGLCLKEVHY; encoded by the coding sequence ATGAGAAATTTAAAAATGACAATACAATATGATGGTGGTAGATATAAGGGATGGCAAAAGCAAAAAGAAGGAGAGTCTACAATCCAATGGAAAATAGAAAATGTTCTTAAAAGAATGACTGGAGAGGAAATACAAGTAATAGGTTGTGGAAGAACTGATGCTGGAGTTCATGCTGAAAATTATATAGCTAACTTTCATACTAATTCAGAACTATCAGTGGAAACTATGATGGATTATTTATATGAGTTTCTACCAGAAGATATTGTGGTGAAATCTATTAAAGATACAACAGAAAGATTTCATGCTAGATATAATGCTAAAGGTAAAACTTATGTATATAGGATAAACAATGGTGAGGTTAGAAACGTATTTAACAGAAAATATACGTACCATACTAGTGTTAAACTTAACTTAGATGCCATGAGAGAAGGGGCAAAATATCTTGTAGGTACCCACGACTTTCAAAGCTTTACTAGCCAAAAACCAAAGACTAAGTCAACAGAAAGACATATAAAATATATCAATATAAATAAAACTGGTGACATGATAGAGATTGAGGTAGATGGCAATGGATTCTTATGGAATATGGTAAGAATAATTGTAGGTACACTTTTGGAAGTAGGGATGGGCCATATGAAACCTTCTGATGTTGGAAGAATATTAGAAGAAAAGAAGAGATCAGAATCAGGTCCTATAGCGCAAGCTAAAGGTTTATGTTTGAAAGAGGTTCACTATTAA
- a CDS encoding putative ABC transporter permease, with the protein MDLSFYLIFNFIIYSFFGWILEEVYCYCIEKRFKEDGFLFGPFKPMYGIAMSILVYFAYILRLNWVMMIPLYVIVPSTVEYLSGYFLKAIFNKTYWDYSGMKFNINGFVCLKFSIYWTVLTFLTIKYVQPIINKAFLVYFRLWFVIVPVLFIYIIMDFWITVRKLHSNLINERS; encoded by the coding sequence ATGGATTTATCTTTTTATTTGATATTTAACTTTATTATTTATTCATTTTTTGGATGGATTCTAGAAGAAGTTTATTGTTATTGTATTGAAAAGAGATTTAAAGAAGATGGTTTTCTTTTCGGTCCTTTTAAGCCTATGTATGGTATAGCAATGAGTATTTTAGTATATTTTGCATATATATTAAGGCTGAACTGGGTAATGATGATACCATTATATGTTATAGTTCCATCTACAGTAGAATATTTAAGTGGATATTTTTTAAAAGCTATTTTCAATAAAACTTATTGGGATTATTCTGGTATGAAATTTAATATTAATGGTTTTGTATGTTTAAAGTTTTCTATATATTGGACAGTGTTAACTTTTTTAACTATAAAGTATGTTCAACCGATAATCAACAAGGCATTTTTAGTATATTTTAGATTGTGGTTTGTAATTGTGCCAGTATTATTCATATATATTATTATGGATTTTTGGATAACAGTTAGAAAACTACATAGTAACCTTATTAACGAAAGATCTTGA
- a CDS encoding HD domain-containing protein produces the protein MINDRLKKQLDFMIEIDKVKEIIRMTYIASGNRRENDAEHSWHLAVMTFLFSEYIDDDVDITKVMKMVLIHDLVEIYAGDTFAFDEKGYEDKEERERNAAEKLFSILPEDQYKEFKGLWEEFEECQTKEAKYGAMLDRLQPLVLNYVVGGGSWKDNNISAEQVYKRNEITLKEGPEEFKEIINFVVNECLEKGYIKK, from the coding sequence GTGATAAATGATAGATTAAAAAAGCAATTAGATTTTATGATTGAAATAGATAAAGTAAAAGAAATAATAAGAATGACATATATAGCAAGTGGTAATAGACGTGAAAATGATGCTGAACATTCATGGCATTTGGCAGTTATGACATTTTTATTTTCTGAATATATTGATGATGATGTTGATATAACAAAAGTGATGAAAATGGTATTGATACATGACTTAGTAGAAATATATGCAGGAGATACTTTTGCTTTTGATGAGAAGGGCTATGAAGACAAGGAAGAAAGAGAAAGAAATGCTGCAGAAAAGTTATTTAGCATTTTACCAGAGGATCAATATAAAGAATTTAAAGGATTATGGGAAGAGTTTGAAGAATGCCAAACAAAAGAAGCAAAATATGGTGCAATGCTTGATAGACTTCAACCACTTGTATTGAATTATGTAGTTGGTGGCGGAAGCTGGAAGGATAATAATATATCAGCAGAGCAAGTATATAAAAGAAATGAAATTACACTGAAAGAAGGACCGGAAGAATTTAAAGAAATTATTAATTTCGTAGTAAATGAATGTTTAGAAAAAGGATATATTAAAAAGTAA